Proteins from a single region of Oryza brachyantha chromosome 6, ObraRS2, whole genome shotgun sequence:
- the LOC102706204 gene encoding ubiquitin-conjugating enzyme E2-17 kDa-like, with translation MASKRILKELKDLQKDPPTSCSAGPAAEDMFHWQATIMGPADSPYAGGVFLVSIHFPPDYPFKPPKVAFKTKVFHPNINSNGSICLDILKEQWSPALTVSKVLLSICSLLTDPNPDDPLVPEIAHMYKTDRAKYESTARGWTQKYAMG, from the exons ATGGCGTCCAAGCGGATCCTCAAGGAGCTCAAGGACCTGCAGAAGGATCCCCCCACCTCCTGCAGCGCCG GCCCTGCGGCAGAAGATATGTTCCACTGGCAGGCAACAATTATGGGTCCAGCAGATAGCCCATATGCAGGTGGCGTCTTTTTGGTTTCTATTCACTTCCCTCCAGACTATCCATTCAAACCGCCCAAG gttGCATTCAAGACAAAGGTTTTCCATCCAAATATCAACAGTAATGGAAGCATCTGCCTTGATATCCTGAAGGAACAGTGGAGCCCTGCGTTGACAGTGTCAAAG GTACTCCTCTCGATTTGTTCACTGTTGACGGACCCAAACCCAGACGACCCGCTCGTTCCGGAGATCGCGCACATGTACAAGACTGATCGGGCCAAATATGAATCAACTGCTAGGGGTTGGACCCAGAAGTATGCAATGGGTTGA
- the LOC102717907 gene encoding prolamin PPROL 17D-like codes for MKIFIAVLALLALAAGGASAQLFDACSQGGYRQYCQQPSFMQPIMSSNPCREFVRQQCSPMTLPWEQSHRLQLSSCQLMRQQCCQQMRAMAQQYRCRAICTMVYAIVQELQFGNGLFGEAPQTQAQAQVALNLPAMCGVYPTYCSTPCSVGIGSHCGSC; via the coding sequence ATGAAGATCTTCATCGCCGTCCTTGCTCTCCTCGCGctcgcggcgggcggcgcctcCGCGCAGCTCTTCGACGCCTGCAGCCAAGGCGGCTACAGGCAGTACTGCCAGCAGCCGTCGTTCATGCAGCCGATCATGAGCAGCAACCCGTGCAGGGAGTTCGTGAGGCAGCAGTGCAGTCCGATGACGCTGCCCTGGGAGCAGTCGCACCGGCTGCAGCTGAGCAGCTGCCAGCTGATGCGGCAGCAATGCTGCCAGCAGATGAGGGCCATGGCACAGCAGTATCGCTGCCGGGCTATCTGCACCATGGTGTATGCGATCGTCCAAGAGCTACAGTTTGGCAATGGCTTGTTTGGTGAGGCACCCCAGACTCAGGCTCAGGCTCAGGTGGCTCTGAACTTGCCTGCCATGTGTGGTGTCTACCCGACCTACTGTAGCACCCCTTGCAGTGTTGGTATTGGCAGTCACTGTGGCTCTTGCTGA